A section of the Deinococcus taeanensis genome encodes:
- a CDS encoding toxic anion resistance protein, which yields MSDGKPGPLTPPDALLKAPEAVPSVQAQEAPEMVPLSPEDRARLEAMAQAFAQDVLSAGTHSPDFKRKLDAVHELGLPEQRAAAQSSNRMLDRPLRATRAGALAEGSDILRGLTDLRRTVEELDPSRAPTPRRLFGKLPGGKKVQNHLDRYQSAQSHLNGILEALYRGQDELRRDNATIETEKVHLWDTMQKLRQYAHVGKAVDEALTQRLQELQTTDPEKARMVSEELLFAVRQRVTDLLTQLAVSIQGYLALDLVRRNNLELIKGVDRATTTTVSALKTALMVSQALGTQQAVLGQVTALNDTTGRMIGSTAQLLKQQSTEIQRQAGSATVDPQIIQAAFRDVYGALDAISAYRTQALDRFRETMTVLDREVAQAQTYLDRERQQAARDVAQGLNVTEKGDLQL from the coding sequence ATGAGTGATGGGAAACCTGGTCCGTTGACGCCGCCCGACGCCCTGCTGAAGGCCCCCGAGGCGGTGCCCAGTGTCCAGGCGCAGGAAGCGCCGGAAATGGTGCCGCTGTCCCCAGAGGACCGCGCGCGTCTGGAAGCGATGGCGCAGGCGTTCGCGCAGGACGTGCTCAGCGCCGGCACGCACTCGCCGGACTTCAAGCGCAAGCTCGACGCCGTGCACGAACTGGGTCTGCCGGAGCAGCGGGCCGCGGCGCAGAGCAGCAACCGCATGCTGGACCGGCCGCTGCGGGCCACGCGGGCCGGAGCGCTCGCAGAGGGCAGTGACATCCTGCGCGGCCTGACGGACCTGCGCCGCACCGTGGAGGAGCTGGACCCCAGCCGGGCCCCCACCCCGCGGCGACTGTTCGGAAAGCTGCCCGGCGGGAAGAAGGTCCAGAATCACCTCGACCGTTATCAGAGTGCGCAGTCGCACCTGAACGGCATCCTGGAGGCGCTGTACCGGGGACAGGATGAGCTGCGCCGTGACAACGCCACCATCGAGACCGAGAAGGTGCACCTGTGGGACACCATGCAGAAACTCCGGCAGTACGCGCATGTGGGCAAGGCGGTGGATGAGGCGCTCACCCAGCGGCTGCAGGAATTGCAGACCACCGATCCGGAAAAGGCGCGCATGGTAAGTGAGGAGCTGCTCTTCGCGGTGCGGCAGCGGGTCACGGACCTGCTCACGCAACTGGCCGTGAGTATTCAGGGGTACCTGGCCCTGGACCTCGTGCGGCGCAACAACCTGGAGCTCATCAAGGGCGTGGACCGCGCCACGACAACCACCGTGAGCGCCCTGAAAACGGCGCTGATGGTCTCCCAGGCCCTGGGCACGCAGCAGGCGGTGCTGGGGCAGGTGACGGCGCTGAACGACACGACGGGCCGCATGATCGGGTCCACGGCGCAGCTGCTCAAACAGCAGAGCACGGAAATCCAGCGGCAGGCCGGCAGCGCCACCGTGGACCCGCAGATCATCCAGGCGGCGTTCCGCGACGTGTACGGCGCGCTCGATGCCATCAGCGCCTACCGCACGCAGGCCCTGGACCGCTTCCGGGAGACCATGACTGTGCTGGACCGGGAGGTCGCGCAGGCGCAGACGTACCTGGACCGCGAGCGGCAGCAGGCGGCCCGCGACGTGGCGCAGGGCCTGAACGTGACCGAGAAGGGTGA
- a CDS encoding DinB family protein: MNRSVTLARTFQAHRSALLDLYGQLPGEHGTFAAWDGGMSFIGQADHLSASTHRFLNMLQGQAPTPAPAPSASLEEARARLEASQASATQAIAALTDEDLSRRVPAFGGREMPLGALVETIITHEAHHKGQVWLMARMIGVKPPMFIKMG, encoded by the coding sequence ATGAACCGCAGCGTCACTCTGGCCCGCACCTTCCAGGCCCACCGCTCCGCGCTGCTCGACCTGTACGGGCAGCTGCCCGGCGAGCACGGCACCTTCGCGGCGTGGGACGGCGGCATGAGCTTCATCGGGCAGGCCGACCACCTGTCAGCCAGCACCCACCGGTTTCTGAACATGCTTCAGGGGCAGGCGCCCACCCCCGCCCCGGCGCCCAGTGCGTCCCTGGAAGAAGCCCGCGCCCGCCTGGAGGCGTCCCAGGCCAGCGCCACGCAGGCCATCGCCGCCCTGACCGACGAGGACCTCTCACGGCGCGTTCCGGCGTTCGGGGGCCGGGAGATGCCCCTCGGGGCGCTGGTGGAAACGATCATTACGCACGAGGCGCACCACAAGGGTCAGGTCTGGCTGATGGCCCGCATGATCGGCGTCAAACCGCCCATGTTCATCAAGATGGGCTGA
- a CDS encoding DinB family protein: MNFQLAEGTQLLARTPGVLSALLRGLPDTWVQQTEGEGTWSPADVVAHLAHAERTNWLPRARVLLECGERVVFPPFDRFAHLTASRERPLAALLDDFAAARTASLQALGALRLEPADLARRGTHPEFGTVTLEQLLATWVTHDLDHLAQVTRTLAGGLRGAVGPWEAYLRVLRA, encoded by the coding sequence ATGAACTTTCAACTGGCGGAAGGAACGCAGCTGCTGGCGCGGACGCCGGGCGTGCTGAGCGCGCTGCTGCGGGGATTGCCGGACACCTGGGTCCAGCAGACCGAAGGTGAGGGCACCTGGAGCCCGGCTGATGTGGTGGCGCACCTGGCGCACGCCGAGCGCACGAACTGGCTGCCGCGCGCGCGGGTGCTGCTGGAGTGCGGCGAGCGCGTGGTGTTCCCGCCATTTGACCGCTTCGCGCACCTGACGGCGAGCCGCGAGCGGCCGCTGGCGGCGCTGCTGGACGATTTTGCGGCGGCACGCACGGCGAGCCTGCAGGCGCTTGGGGCGCTGCGCCTGGAACCAGCGGACCTGGCACGCCGGGGCACCCACCCGGAGTTCGGGACGGTCACGCTGGAACAGCTGCTGGCCACCTGGGTCACGCATGACCTGGATCACCTGGCGCAGGTCACGCGGACCCTGGCAGGCGGGCTGCGCGGCGCGGTGGGGCCCTGGGAGGCGTACCTGCGGGTGCTGCGCGCCTAG
- a CDS encoding vWA domain-containing protein: MARVTRYSKFEGELDQLESSELMQMIQEALLGQGMNDPYDPDPDARPSMDDLFDAILQALAERNMIPEDQLLEAMQADDIHDTSLGQQIQRLMDKLQQDGFIRKEFDDENGQGGAPGDPGEARFQLTDKSIDFLGYKSLRDLMGGLGRSSAGAHDTREYASGVEMTGELKNYEFGDTLNLDTTATLGNVISKGFDQLEESDLVIRQAEYNSSAATVVLLDCSHSMILYGEDRFTPAKQVALALAHLIRTQYPGDTVKFVLFHDSAEEVPVTKLAQAQIGPYHTNTAGGLRLAQQLLRRENKDMKQIVMITDGKPSALTLPDGRIYKNAYGLDPYVMGATLREVASCRRSGIQVNTFMLARDPELVGFVRRVSEMTKGKAYFTTPHNIGQYVLMDFMTNKTKMIN, from the coding sequence ATGGCGCGTGTCACGCGGTACAGCAAATTCGAGGGGGAACTCGATCAGCTTGAAAGCAGCGAGCTGATGCAGATGATTCAGGAGGCGCTGCTCGGTCAGGGCATGAACGACCCGTACGACCCGGACCCGGACGCGCGCCCGAGCATGGACGACCTGTTCGACGCGATTCTGCAGGCCCTGGCCGAACGCAACATGATCCCCGAAGATCAGCTGCTGGAAGCCATGCAGGCCGATGACATCCACGACACCAGCCTGGGGCAGCAGATTCAGCGCCTGATGGACAAACTGCAGCAGGACGGTTTCATCCGCAAGGAGTTCGACGACGAGAACGGACAGGGCGGCGCGCCCGGCGACCCGGGCGAGGCGAGATTCCAGCTGACCGACAAAAGCATTGACTTCCTGGGGTACAAGAGCCTGCGGGACCTGATGGGGGGCCTGGGGCGCTCCAGTGCCGGCGCGCATGACACCCGGGAATACGCTTCGGGCGTGGAGATGACGGGGGAACTGAAAAACTACGAATTCGGGGACACCCTGAACCTGGACACGACGGCCACGCTGGGCAACGTCATCAGCAAGGGGTTCGATCAGCTGGAGGAAAGCGACCTCGTGATCCGCCAGGCGGAGTACAACTCGTCGGCAGCGACGGTGGTGCTGCTGGACTGCTCCCACTCCATGATCCTGTACGGCGAGGACCGCTTCACGCCGGCCAAGCAGGTGGCCCTGGCGCTCGCCCACCTGATCCGCACGCAGTATCCGGGCGACACCGTGAAGTTTGTGCTGTTCCATGACAGTGCCGAGGAGGTGCCTGTGACGAAACTGGCGCAGGCGCAGATCGGGCCGTACCACACGAACACCGCCGGTGGCCTGCGCCTCGCGCAGCAGCTGCTCCGGCGTGAGAACAAGGACATGAAGCAGATCGTGATGATCACGGACGGCAAGCCCTCGGCGCTCACGCTGCCGGACGGACGCATCTACAAGAACGCGTATGGCCTGGACCCCTACGTGATGGGGGCCACGCTGCGCGAGGTGGCCAGCTGCCGCCGCAGCGGCATCCAGGTGAACACCTTCATGCTGGCCCGCGATCCGGAACTCGTCGGGTTTGTGCGGCGCGTCAGCGAGATGACCAAAGGCAAGGCGTACTTCACCACGCCGCACAACATCGGGCAGTACGTCCTGATGGACTTCATGACGAACAAGACGAAGATGATCAACTGA
- a CDS encoding HRDC domain-containing protein: protein MTDQPQTARPDARLVRLHAERGDPHARLAGALADLEGAGWGLLLRDEAALARQLTAAVGAGTLRVDARIRLHREALAAAGLAAAALDADWRGARAVWLLEPSAADLDRARRAGVPVIVDATLAPGGTWLAQGAALVTYRASVTLTGHGDAPLSALFGAGQAPQPAAAPPSDLSVALALRDVATLPLRLARVARTVTQLAERLGGAAQPAGPTALLLAPDAAADTEAPLGGVLAAACSVPGGVLLSPGLEEAGAALALLRAAERPAEVAPPAREPEPESREPRESDDRREFRGDRRPGRERFDRRDRRDGDGRGNDARGSDGRGSDGRSFDGRGGTRGRFERRGERPEQPGAPSRPDVPERFAFEPPQETHPAAPSAQAPAPVAAQGPLSPAEETWEPEIVFSDSPSPDHAPLPIPVSSGPDAPVLEQVPDVDHQALEDQAADAGEVQEAPAEEAGASEPLPAPEPEPAPVILAPDLPGGKEDPAANLTDEQAAVYARLREWRNAEAKRQEISRFIIASNATLAEIARRVPYTLDDLRAVRGMGPERLRKYGDKLLEVVRG from the coding sequence ATGACTGACCAACCCCAGACCGCGCGCCCTGACGCCCGCCTCGTGCGCCTGCACGCCGAGCGCGGAGACCCGCACGCCCGGCTGGCCGGCGCGCTCGCCGACCTGGAAGGCGCCGGGTGGGGCCTGCTGCTGCGTGACGAGGCGGCCCTGGCCCGCCAGCTGACAGCCGCCGTGGGCGCCGGAACGCTGCGCGTGGACGCCCGCATCCGCCTGCACCGCGAAGCGCTCGCCGCCGCCGGACTGGCCGCCGCCGCCCTGGACGCCGACTGGCGCGGCGCGCGCGCCGTGTGGCTGCTGGAACCCAGCGCGGCCGACCTGGACCGCGCGCGGCGTGCAGGCGTGCCCGTGATCGTGGACGCCACCCTCGCGCCCGGCGGAACGTGGCTGGCGCAGGGCGCGGCGCTGGTCACGTACCGCGCGAGCGTGACCCTCACCGGGCACGGGGACGCGCCGCTCAGCGCCCTGTTCGGCGCGGGCCAGGCGCCGCAGCCCGCCGCGGCCCCGCCCAGCGACCTGAGCGTGGCGCTCGCCCTGAGGGACGTGGCGACGCTGCCACTGCGACTGGCGCGCGTGGCGCGCACCGTGACGCAGCTGGCCGAACGGCTGGGCGGCGCGGCGCAGCCGGCCGGTCCCACGGCGCTGCTGCTGGCCCCGGACGCCGCGGCCGACACGGAGGCGCCGCTGGGCGGCGTGCTCGCGGCGGCGTGCAGCGTTCCGGGCGGCGTGCTGCTCAGCCCAGGCCTGGAGGAGGCGGGCGCGGCACTGGCGTTGCTGCGCGCTGCGGAACGGCCTGCGGAGGTCGCTCCGCCCGCGCGTGAACCGGAGCCGGAGAGCCGTGAACCGCGTGAAAGCGACGACCGGCGGGAGTTCCGCGGGGATCGCCGGCCCGGCCGGGAGCGCTTTGACCGCCGTGACCGCCGCGACGGAGACGGGCGCGGCAACGACGCCAGAGGCAGCGACGGACGGGGCAGTGACGGCCGGAGCTTTGACGGGCGCGGCGGCACGCGGGGCCGTTTCGAGCGCCGCGGAGAGCGGCCCGAGCAGCCCGGCGCCCCCTCCCGGCCGGATGTTCCGGAGCGGTTCGCGTTTGAGCCGCCGCAGGAGACGCACCCGGCCGCGCCCAGTGCACAGGCGCCGGCCCCGGTCGCCGCGCAGGGCCCCTTGAGTCCGGCCGAGGAAACCTGGGAACCGGAGATCGTGTTCAGCGATTCACCCTCGCCGGACCACGCGCCGCTGCCCATTCCGGTCAGCAGTGGTCCGGACGCCCCGGTGCTGGAGCAGGTGCCTGATGTGGACCACCAGGCGCTGGAAGACCAGGCGGCGGACGCGGGCGAGGTGCAGGAGGCCCCGGCCGAGGAGGCGGGCGCTTCCGAACCGCTGCCGGCTCCTGAGCCGGAGCCCGCGCCGGTCATCCTGGCGCCGGACCTGCCGGGCGGCAAGGAAGACCCGGCCGCGAACCTCACGGACGAGCAGGCCGCCGTGTACGCCCGCCTGCGCGAGTGGCGCAACGCCGAGGCGAAACGTCAGGAGATCAGCCGGTTCATCATTGCCAGCAACGCCACCCTGGCCGAAATTGCCCGTCGCGTGCCGTACACCCTGGATGACCTGCGGGCCGTGCGCGGCATGGGCCCCGAGCGCCTGCGCAAGTACGGGGATAAGCTCCTGGAAGTCGTGCGCGGCTAG
- a CDS encoding (2Fe-2S) ferredoxin domain-containing protein, whose protein sequence is MTPKFFPTNGHLLVCQGQNCLARGSALLHRALWNHLERQALAYYKRGGTLRLTESGCLGACSYGPTLCVYRDSPTPGAGLEEAWYAAVDFPLAARIAQAVQDRAPLPPEHRYGPEVPPT, encoded by the coding sequence ATGACCCCCAAGTTCTTTCCAACGAACGGCCACCTGCTGGTCTGCCAGGGCCAGAACTGCCTCGCGCGGGGCTCGGCGCTCCTGCACCGCGCCCTGTGGAACCACCTGGAACGCCAGGCGCTGGCGTACTACAAGCGGGGCGGCACGCTGCGCCTGACTGAAAGCGGCTGCCTGGGGGCGTGCAGTTACGGCCCCACGCTGTGCGTCTACCGGGACTCCCCCACCCCGGGCGCGGGCCTGGAGGAAGCGTGGTACGCCGCCGTGGACTTTCCTCTTGCGGCGCGCATCGCGCAGGCCGTGCAGGACCGGGCGCCCCTGCCACCCGAACACCGCTACGGCCCGGAAGTCCCGCCCACCTGA
- a CDS encoding ABC transporter ATP-binding protein, protein MTDLQGALVTRDVHVRAGSFPAVRGVSATFRPGVFSAVIGPNGAGKSTLLRALIGLNPLHAGEVSLAGRPLREWSRPQRSRHLAYLAQSEGLPDGARVREVVALGRGAGDWRFGLLPRTPWTTADEAAVNAALERTDTRRFEDRRVSELSGGERQRVALARALAAQPRFLLLDEPTNHLDLAYALDVVRYLRCEVAGGLGVVAVLHDLNLAARADHLVLLRAGQVQASGSPREVLTPAHLHAAYGVTVRVVQDADRLLVIPED, encoded by the coding sequence GTGACTGACCTCCAGGGCGCGCTGGTGACCCGGGACGTGCATGTGCGCGCCGGGTCCTTTCCCGCGGTGCGCGGCGTGAGCGCCACCTTCCGCCCGGGGGTGTTCAGCGCTGTGATCGGCCCGAACGGTGCAGGGAAAAGCACCCTGCTGCGCGCCCTGATCGGTCTGAACCCGCTGCACGCCGGAGAGGTGAGCCTCGCGGGCCGGCCGCTGCGCGAGTGGAGCCGTCCCCAGCGGTCCCGGCACCTGGCGTACCTCGCGCAGAGCGAGGGGCTGCCCGACGGCGCGCGCGTCCGGGAGGTCGTGGCCCTCGGGCGCGGCGCGGGCGACTGGCGCTTCGGCCTGCTGCCCCGCACGCCCTGGACCACCGCGGACGAGGCGGCCGTGAACGCGGCCCTGGAGCGCACCGACACCCGCCGCTTCGAGGACCGCCGCGTTTCGGAACTGTCCGGCGGGGAACGGCAGCGGGTGGCGCTCGCCCGGGCGCTGGCGGCGCAGCCGCGCTTCCTGCTGCTCGACGAGCCCACCAACCACCTGGACCTCGCGTACGCGCTGGACGTCGTGCGCTACCTGCGCTGCGAGGTGGCCGGCGGACTGGGCGTCGTGGCCGTCCTGCACGACCTGAACCTCGCGGCGCGCGCCGACCACCTCGTGCTGCTGCGTGCCGGGCAGGTGCAGGCCAGCGGTTCCCCCCGCGAGGTCCTGACCCCCGCGCACCTGCACGCCGCGTACGGCGTGACCGTCAGGGTGGTCCAGGATGCAGACCGCCTGCTCGTGATCCCCGAGGATTGA
- a CDS encoding FecCD family ABC transporter permease, with the protein MEGAAARRAPGLALPLGTLGLAALLLLAVVLGTGLGSVTIAPLEVLGALWRGATGQALAGNDVIVWQIRLPRVVMGLLVGASLSVCGGAFQGVFRNPLADPYLLGVASGSALGATVAIVAGWPRALIPVTALLSALGAVACTLTLAREGRRFPPTRLILAGVVVGSVLSAATTALILRGEDRARQVLAYTLGDLGFSGWRDVLTVLPYAALGCGALLLLARALDTLQLGELTARSLGVPVERLRLIAVVAASLATAGAVAYVGVIGFVGLIVPHMVRLAFGPGHRTLLPLSALLGAALLVFADLLARTTPLSQVGIVTTLLGGPFFLWLLRRQTRD; encoded by the coding sequence GTGGAGGGCGCCGCCGCTCGCCGCGCTCCAGGTCTGGCGCTGCCGCTGGGCACGCTGGGCCTCGCGGCGCTGCTGCTTCTGGCTGTGGTGCTGGGCACCGGGCTGGGCAGCGTCACCATTGCGCCCCTGGAGGTGCTGGGCGCCCTGTGGCGCGGCGCGACCGGGCAGGCGCTGGCGGGCAACGACGTGATCGTCTGGCAGATCCGCCTGCCGCGCGTGGTGATGGGGCTGCTGGTCGGCGCGAGCCTCAGCGTGTGCGGCGGCGCGTTCCAGGGCGTGTTCCGCAACCCGCTGGCCGACCCGTACCTGCTGGGCGTCGCCAGTGGCAGCGCCCTGGGGGCCACCGTGGCGATCGTGGCCGGCTGGCCGCGCGCCCTGATTCCCGTGACCGCCCTGCTGAGCGCCCTGGGCGCCGTGGCGTGCACCCTCACCCTGGCGCGCGAGGGCCGGCGCTTTCCGCCCACCCGCCTGATTCTGGCGGGCGTGGTGGTGGGCAGCGTCCTGAGCGCGGCCACGACCGCGCTGATCCTGCGCGGCGAGGACCGCGCGCGGCAGGTGCTGGCGTACACGCTGGGCGACCTGGGCTTCAGCGGCTGGCGGGACGTGCTGACCGTGCTGCCCTACGCCGCGCTGGGCTGCGGCGCGCTGCTGCTGCTGGCGCGCGCGCTGGACACCCTGCAACTGGGTGAACTCACGGCCCGCAGCCTGGGCGTTCCGGTCGAGCGGCTGCGGCTGATCGCGGTGGTGGCCGCCAGCCTCGCCACGGCAGGCGCGGTGGCCTACGTCGGCGTGATCGGCTTCGTGGGCCTGATCGTGCCGCACATGGTGCGCCTTGCCTTCGGGCCGGGTCACCGCACGCTGCTGCCGCTCTCCGCGCTGCTGGGCGCGGCGCTGCTGGTGTTCGCGGACCTGCTGGCCCGCACGACGCCGCTGTCGCAGGTGGGCATCGTCACAACGCTGCTGGGCGGCCCATTCTTCCTGTGGCTGCTGCGGAGGCAAACCCGTGACTGA
- a CDS encoding ABC transporter substrate-binding protein, with translation MKHILTLTALAAVTLSGVAGATTYPLTFTDDLGRKVTLKAEPKRIVSVLPSTTETLCAIGACDRLIGVDEYSDYPQQVTKLPKVGGLYNPNIEAMVALKPDLVLVSKYGKLAEPLSQAGITVIAVNPETYDEVFSRTLLLGRIVNREAQAKALVTKLKSDIARVEILTKNAVRKPTAYFEIDPTPYSIGPNSFMGVLLTKAGARNIIPVSMGDFPKVDPEFIVKANPQLILGVDATTAGARPGWASISALKTGRVVTIPSELNTILGRPGPRLAQALLGLARLVHPELFKADVKK, from the coding sequence ATGAAACACATCCTGACCCTGACTGCCCTGGCCGCCGTGACCCTGTCCGGCGTGGCCGGCGCCACCACCTACCCCTTGACCTTCACGGACGACCTGGGCCGCAAGGTCACCCTGAAGGCCGAACCGAAACGGATCGTGAGCGTGCTGCCCAGCACCACCGAGACCCTGTGCGCCATCGGCGCGTGCGACCGCCTGATCGGCGTGGACGAGTACAGCGACTATCCGCAGCAGGTCACGAAACTGCCGAAGGTGGGCGGCCTGTACAACCCGAACATCGAGGCGATGGTCGCCCTGAAACCCGACCTGGTGCTGGTCAGCAAGTACGGCAAGCTGGCCGAACCGCTCAGCCAGGCGGGCATCACGGTGATCGCGGTGAACCCCGAAACCTACGATGAGGTGTTCAGCCGGACGCTGCTGCTCGGCAGGATCGTCAACCGCGAGGCGCAGGCCAAGGCGCTTGTCACGAAACTGAAAAGCGACATTGCCCGCGTGGAAATCCTGACGAAGAACGCCGTGCGTAAACCCACCGCGTACTTCGAGATCGACCCCACACCGTACTCCATCGGCCCGAACTCGTTCATGGGCGTGCTGCTCACCAAAGCCGGCGCGCGCAACATCATTCCGGTGAGCATGGGGGACTTCCCGAAAGTGGACCCCGAGTTCATCGTGAAAGCCAACCCGCAGCTGATCCTGGGCGTGGACGCCACAACGGCCGGCGCCCGCCCCGGCTGGGCCAGCATCAGCGCCCTGAAAACCGGGCGGGTCGTGACGATTCCCAGCGAGCTGAACACCATCCTGGGCCGCCCCGGTCCGCGCCTGGCACAGGCGCTGCTGGGCCTGGCGCGCCTGGTGCACCCGGAACTGTTCAAAGCGGACGTCAAGAAGTAA
- a CDS encoding lysophospholipid acyltransferase family protein, which yields MSDAVRPDTPGSGSPPPRPRPAPEPGPPPVNPRVYRLVVDTTYLPVLFSGMHLEVHGRENVPAPGTPLVVAANHVSSLDPFLVARALPPGRFLQFMAKKELFLPGIGDIIRAGGSFPVDRSGNDLGAVRTALRILKANGTVGIFPQGTRGGAAMQGGVALIAAKGRAPILPAGLSREGKRWIVHFGEPISPRGGIKAVTAQLAEVLGTLAVPVGQRL from the coding sequence ATGAGCGACGCTGTCCGCCCTGACACGCCCGGTTCCGGCTCCCCACCCCCCAGGCCCCGCCCCGCCCCTGAACCTGGCCCGCCTCCCGTCAACCCGCGCGTGTACCGCCTGGTGGTGGACACCACCTACCTGCCGGTGCTGTTCAGCGGCATGCATCTGGAGGTGCACGGGCGGGAGAACGTGCCGGCGCCCGGCACGCCGCTGGTGGTGGCCGCCAATCACGTCAGCTCGCTGGACCCGTTCCTGGTGGCCCGCGCCCTGCCGCCGGGGCGCTTCCTGCAGTTCATGGCGAAAAAGGAACTGTTCCTTCCGGGGATCGGGGACATCATCCGCGCGGGCGGCTCCTTCCCGGTGGACCGCAGCGGGAACGACCTGGGGGCCGTGCGGACGGCGCTGCGCATCCTGAAGGCCAACGGCACGGTGGGCATCTTCCCGCAGGGCACGCGCGGCGGCGCGGCGATGCAGGGCGGCGTGGCCCTGATTGCCGCCAAGGGCCGCGCGCCGATCCTGCCGGCCGGCCTCAGCCGCGAGGGGAAACGCTGGATCGTGCACTTCGGTGAGCCGATCTCCCCGCGCGGGGGCATCAAGGCGGTCACTGCGCAACTGGCCGAGGTGCTGGGAACGCTGGCCGTGCCCGTCGGACAGCGGCTGTAG
- the xseB gene encoding exodeoxyribonuclease VII small subunit has product MTDPQVTPASYREAYARLSRIAAELESGEADLDRVLPLLEEARTAYAQCRERIEAVRSVLAGDWASGDWASEDQGEDPDEEDDEPGDPSGGT; this is encoded by the coding sequence ATGACGGATCCCCAGGTGACCCCAGCCTCGTACCGGGAGGCCTACGCGCGCCTGTCACGCATCGCGGCCGAACTGGAGTCCGGCGAGGCCGACCTGGACCGCGTGCTGCCCCTGCTGGAGGAAGCCCGGACCGCGTACGCGCAGTGCCGCGAGCGGATCGAGGCGGTGCGGAGCGTCCTGGCCGGCGACTGGGCCAGCGGTGACTGGGCCAGCGAGGATCAGGGCGAGGACCCTGACGAGGAAGACGACGAGCCCGGCGACCCGTCCGGCGGCACCTGA
- a CDS encoding flavin reductase family protein, whose translation MTAPGTPDPALPDTQHFDLTALPGPARYKLLTATVVPRPIAWVSTRGADGHVNLAPYSFFGLMGSDPPVVAFAPGDRPDGTPKDTALNIGAGGEFTVNLVSAALAQTMNASATDFPHGYAEPAALGIALVPGVQVGVPRVAGAPAALECREVQTLLIGRTRIILGEVLGLTLRADAVQDPQRHHVDTAALDLVGRMGGRGTYTLTRDTFAIDRVSFETWQNRQTQD comes from the coding sequence ATGACTGCTCCCGGCACCCCGGACCCTGCCCTGCCCGACACGCAGCACTTCGACCTGACGGCCCTGCCCGGCCCGGCGCGCTACAAGCTCCTGACGGCCACGGTCGTGCCCCGCCCGATCGCGTGGGTCAGCACGCGCGGCGCCGACGGGCACGTGAACCTCGCGCCGTACTCGTTTTTTGGCCTGATGGGCAGCGATCCGCCCGTGGTGGCCTTCGCGCCCGGCGACCGGCCCGACGGAACGCCCAAGGACACCGCCCTGAACATCGGCGCCGGCGGCGAGTTCACGGTGAACCTGGTGAGCGCGGCGCTTGCGCAGACCATGAATGCCAGCGCCACCGACTTTCCGCACGGTTACGCGGAACCCGCTGCCCTGGGCATTGCCCTGGTGCCGGGCGTGCAGGTGGGTGTGCCGCGCGTGGCGGGCGCGCCGGCCGCGCTGGAGTGCCGCGAGGTGCAGACCCTCCTGATCGGCCGGACCCGCATCATTCTGGGCGAGGTGCTGGGCCTGACCCTGCGCGCCGACGCCGTGCAGGACCCGCAGCGGCACCACGTGGACACCGCCGCGCTGGACCTGGTGGGCCGGATGGGCGGGCGCGGCACCTATACGCTCACGCGGGACACCTTCGCCATTGACCGCGTGAGTTTCGAGACGTGGCAGAACCGCCAGACGCAGGACTGA
- a CDS encoding DNA-3-methyladenine glycosylase family protein, translated as MSLPLTRAPLTHHGAAVAHLTRDPAMAAIIERVGELKVLTPTPDPFGTLIRNVTGQQLSVKAAQTIYDRVRQQLGELTPGTLLAAPGGTLRAAGLSWAKVRTVQAIAQAASSGAVDFAHLAEQDDATVIAELIPMPGIGRWTAEMFLIFALARPDVFSLGDLALRQALAGLYPDVPATAVLERWAPYRTLAARYIWADGALKVGSEPM; from the coding sequence ATGTCCCTTCCCCTCACCCGGGCGCCCCTCACGCACCACGGAGCCGCCGTCGCCCACCTGACCCGGGACCCCGCGATGGCCGCCATCATCGAGCGGGTCGGTGAACTGAAGGTCCTGACCCCCACCCCCGACCCGTTCGGCACCCTGATCCGCAACGTGACCGGGCAGCAGCTGAGCGTGAAGGCCGCGCAGACCATCTACGACCGGGTGCGCCAGCAGCTCGGGGAGCTCACCCCGGGCACGCTGCTGGCCGCGCCCGGCGGGACGCTGCGCGCCGCGGGCCTGTCGTGGGCGAAGGTGCGCACCGTGCAGGCCATCGCGCAGGCCGCCAGCAGCGGCGCGGTGGATTTCGCTCATCTGGCTGAGCAGGACGACGCGACCGTCATTGCCGAGCTGATCCCCATGCCCGGCATTGGCCGCTGGACCGCGGAGATGTTCCTGATTTTCGCCCTGGCCCGCCCGGACGTGTTCAGCCTCGGCGACCTGGCGCTGCGGCAGGCGCTGGCCGGCCTGTACCCGGATGTGCCGGCCACAGCGGTGCTGGAGCGCTGGGCGCCCTACCGGACGCTCGCCGCGCGCTACATCTGGGCGGACGGCGCACTGAAGGTGGGCAGCGAACCCATGTAG